The Macaca thibetana thibetana isolate TM-01 chromosome 11, ASM2454274v1, whole genome shotgun sequence genome window below encodes:
- the GXYLT1 gene encoding glucoside xylosyltransferase 1 isoform X3 yields MMEVPCCKHILKLLENVVFFPIRYSLKIQPVEKMHLAVVACGERLEETMTMLKSAIIFSMKPLQFHIFAEDQLHHSFKDRLDSWSFLQTFNYTLYPITFPSENAAEWKKLFKPCASQRLFLPLILKEVDSLLYVDTDILFLRPVDDIWSLLKKFNSTQIAAMAPEHEEPRIGWYNRFARHPYYGKTGVNSGVMLMNMTRMRRKYFKNDMTTVRLQWGDILMPLLKKYKLNITWGDQDLLNIVFFHNPESLFVFPCQWNYRPDHCIYGSNCQEAEEEGIFILHGNRGVYHDDKQPAFRAVYEALRNCSFEDDNIRSLLKPLELELQKTVHTYCGKIYKIFIKQLAKSVRDRYATSPKEK; encoded by the exons ATGATGGAAGTACCATGTTGTAAACATATACTAAAACTGTTGGAAAATGTGGTTTTCTTTCCAATTAGGTACAGTCTGAAAATACAGCCTGTTGAGAAAATGCATCTAGCTGTAGTTGCCTGTGGTGAAAGACTGGAAGAAACTATGACCATGTTGAAGTCAGCTATCATTTTCAGCATGAAACCTCTTCAATTCCATATTTTTGCTGAAGATCAGCTACATCATAGCTTTAAAGACAGA ctTGACAGCTGGTCATTTCTACAAACATTTAATTATACGTTATACCCCATAACCTTTCCAAGTGAGAATGCAGCAGAGTGGAAAAAACTCTTTAAACCATGTGCTTCACAGAGATTGTTCTTGCCG TTAATCCTGAAAGAAGTTGACTCACTATTGTATGTCGACACTGATATCCTTTTTTTACGACCAGTTGATGATATTTGGTCTTTACTAAAGAAATTTAATTCCACGCAAATTGCTGCAATGGCACCAGAACATGAGGAACCTCGAATAGGATGGTATAATCGCTTTGCTAGGCATCCATACTATGGAAAAACTGGAGTAAACTCTGGAGTTATGTTGATGAATATGACTCGAATGAGAAGGAAGTATTTCAAG AATGATATGACAACTGTACGACTACAATGGGGAGATATACTTATGCCATtgcttaaaaaatacaaactgaaCATCACATGGGGTGATCAAGATCTATTGAATATTGTGTTTTTTCATAATCCAG AAAGCCTTTTTGTTTTTCCGTGTCAATGGAATTATCGACCAGATCATTGTATATATGGAAGCAATTgccaagaagcagaagaagaaggaaTCTTTATTCTTCATGGGAACAGAGGTGTTTACCATGACGATAAGCAACCAGCATTTAGAGCTGTTTATGAAGCACTAAGAAAT tgCTCTTTTGAAGATGACAACATCCGTTCCTTATTAAAACCTTTAGAACTGGAACTACAAAAAACAGTGCATACATACTGtggaaaaatttacaaaatatttatcaaacaacTAGCAAAAAGTGTAAGAGATCGTTATGCCACATCACCAAAGGAAAAGTGA